The DNA window CGTCCTCGTCCGTATCGACGATCCGATGCTCCGTTAGGAGACCGGACCACCGAAGATGTCGATGCGGCTGCCCTCGGCCAGGGTCACGACGGCGCGCTTGGTGTCCTTGCGCTTGCCGAAACCGGTGCGGGTGCGCTTCCGCTTGCCCTGCCGGTTGATCGTGTTGACCGCGGTGACCTTGACCGAGAAGACGGACTCGACCGCCTGCTTGATCTGGGTCTTGTTGGAGCCCGGCGCCAC is part of the Peterkaempfera bronchialis genome and encodes:
- the rplW gene encoding 50S ribosomal protein L23; the encoded protein is MSEQITSKTFTDPRDVLLKPVISEKSYSLLDENKYTFIVAPGSNKTQIKQAVESVFSVKVTAVNTINRQGKRKRTRTGFGKRKDTKRAVVTLAEGSRIDIFGGPVS